A window of the Loxodonta africana isolate mLoxAfr1 chromosome 3, mLoxAfr1.hap2, whole genome shotgun sequence genome harbors these coding sequences:
- the DIRAS3 gene encoding GTP-binding protein Di-Ras3 has translation MPPSPDSVPTTANGSSNFKERVARRLNPLPTLLVIRAFMPQKRYKEFRVVVLGSSGVGKSALVQRWVRGTFRDTYLPTIEDTYRQVVSCNNKVGALHITDTTGGQRYPGLKRLAIAKGHAFILVYSVTKKETLEELKDFYNLICEIKGDNMPKIPIVLVGAKCDESGRELSLRDGAIYALDWNCIFVETSAKTDFNVKELFCLLLDQETKPAPNPPAPKKKSKKDKEKTLDKCLIM, from the coding sequence ATGCCCCCCTCTCCGGATTCAGTCCCGACAACGGCCAACGGCTCCTCTAACTTCAAGGAACGGGTGGCGCGACGGCTGAATCCTCTGCCGACCCTGCTTGTCATCCGCGCCTTCATGCCTCAGAAGAGGTACAAAGAATTCCGCGTGGTGGTGCTCGGCTCCTCGGGCGTGGGTAAGAGCGCGCTGGTGCAGAGATGGGTGCGCGGCACCTTCCGTGACACCTACCTGCCGACTATTGAAGACACCTACCGCCAGGTGGTGAGCTGCAACAACAAAGTGGGCGCCCTGCACATCACCGACACCACTGGAGGCCAGCGGTACCCGGGCCTGAAACGCCTGGCCATTGCCAAGGGCCATGCTTTCATCCTGGTCTACTCAGTCACCAAGAAGGAGACCCTGGAGGAGCTAAAGGACTTCTATAACCTGATCTGCGAGATCAAAGGTGACAACATGCCTAAGATCCCGATCGTGCTGGTGGGCGCCAAGTGCGATGAGAGCGGCCGCGAGCTGAGCCTGCGGGATGGCGCCATCTACGCGCTGGACTGGAATTGCATCTTCGTGGAGACCTCGGCCAAGACCGACTTCAATGTGAAGGAGCTGTTCTGCCTGCTGCTGGACCAGGAAACTAAGCCCGCTCCCAACCCCCCGGCTCccaagaagaaatcaaagaaggataAGGAGAAGACCTTGGACAAGTGCCTTATCATGTGA